In the genome of Pseudomonas sp. P5_109, one region contains:
- a CDS encoding zinc-dependent alcohol dehydrogenase family protein — MSRTIRFHKFGPAEVLKCEEHAAALPAPGEVQVRVEAIGISWYDTLWRQNLASSHARLPSGLGQEMAGIVTAVGEGVDDLAVGDKVASFPAQSPNDYPVYGEQIVLPRSAVTRYPDILSPIQASVHYTPLLIAYFAYADLARVKPGQFALVTDASHCAGPSFVQLGKALGVRVIAATKSAEEREYLLTLGAEKVIVTEEEDLLMRINKITDNRGVDVVFDGLGGPQMSLLGDVLAPRGSLVLYGLQGGNQTPFPACAAFQKNIQFFVHCIGNFTGKPELGIIQDQVALQRALRDINQLTADRVLLPLKTRVFPFAEFVEAHRYMDECPCRERVALQVEPA; from the coding sequence ATGTCCCGCACGATTCGTTTTCACAAGTTTGGTCCAGCCGAGGTGCTCAAATGCGAAGAGCATGCGGCGGCTCTGCCTGCACCGGGCGAAGTGCAGGTGCGCGTCGAGGCGATCGGCATCAGTTGGTACGACACTCTGTGGCGCCAGAACCTGGCTTCGTCCCATGCCCGACTGCCTTCGGGCCTTGGTCAGGAGATGGCCGGTATCGTCACCGCTGTCGGTGAGGGCGTAGATGACCTGGCGGTCGGTGACAAGGTTGCCAGCTTTCCGGCCCAAAGCCCGAACGACTACCCGGTTTACGGCGAGCAGATCGTATTGCCTCGCTCGGCGGTCACCCGTTATCCGGATATCCTCAGCCCGATTCAAGCCAGCGTGCACTACACGCCGTTGTTGATTGCCTATTTCGCCTATGCGGATCTGGCACGGGTCAAGCCCGGGCAGTTTGCCTTGGTGACCGACGCCAGCCATTGCGCCGGACCTTCGTTCGTACAGCTGGGCAAGGCCCTGGGCGTTCGAGTGATCGCCGCGACCAAGTCAGCCGAGGAACGTGAGTACCTGCTGACGCTGGGTGCCGAGAAAGTCATCGTTACCGAGGAAGAAGATCTGCTGATGCGGATCAACAAAATCACCGATAACCGTGGCGTGGATGTGGTCTTCGATGGTTTGGGCGGTCCACAGATGTCGTTGCTGGGCGATGTGCTGGCGCCTCGCGGCAGCCTGGTGCTGTACGGCCTGCAAGGTGGCAACCAGACGCCTTTCCCGGCCTGCGCAGCGTTCCAGAAGAACATTCAGTTCTTCGTACACTGCATCGGCAACTTCACGGGCAAGCCGGAACTGGGCATCATCCAGGACCAGGTCGCACTGCAACGTGCCTTGCGCGACATCAACCAGCTGACCGCCGATCGCGTTCTGCTGCCGCTCAAGACTCGGGTCTTCCCGTTTGCCGAGTTTGTCGAGGCACACCGCTACATGGACGAATGCCCGTGTCGCGAAAGGGTCGCGCTCCAGGTCGAGCCGGCATAA
- a CDS encoding LysR family transcriptional regulator: MNRNDLRRVDLNLLIVFETLMHERSVTRAAEKLFLGQPAISAALSRLRGLFDDPLFVRTGRSMEPSARAVEIFALLSPALDSISTAVSRAAEFDPATSTAVFRIGLSDDVEFALLPMLLKRLRAESPGIVLVVRRVNYILMPGLLASGEISIGVSYTTDLPANAKRKVLRRSQPKLLRADTVPGPLSLDDYCARPHALVSFAGDLSGFIDEELEKLGRKRHVVLAVPQFNGLSTLLAGTDIVATVPDYTADALTAAGGVRAEDPPLPVRSFELHMAWRGSQDNDPGERWLRSRIQMFFGDPDSL; encoded by the coding sequence ATGAATCGTAATGACCTGCGTCGTGTCGACCTGAACCTGTTGATCGTATTCGAAACATTGATGCACGAACGCAGCGTGACCCGTGCTGCGGAAAAACTGTTCCTCGGCCAGCCAGCCATCAGTGCGGCGCTCTCGCGCCTGCGCGGGTTGTTCGATGACCCGTTGTTCGTGCGTACCGGCCGCAGCATGGAGCCGTCCGCCAGGGCAGTCGAGATCTTCGCCCTGCTCTCTCCGGCGCTGGACTCGATTTCCACTGCGGTCAGCCGTGCGGCCGAGTTTGATCCTGCCACAAGTACCGCGGTGTTCCGCATCGGCCTTTCGGACGATGTCGAGTTTGCCTTGCTGCCGATGCTGCTCAAGCGCCTGCGCGCCGAATCGCCGGGGATCGTCCTGGTGGTGCGCCGGGTCAACTACATCCTGATGCCGGGATTGCTGGCGTCCGGCGAGATATCCATCGGCGTCAGTTACACCACCGACCTGCCAGCCAATGCCAAGCGCAAGGTGCTGCGCCGCAGTCAGCCGAAGCTGTTGCGCGCCGACACCGTGCCAGGGCCATTGAGCCTGGATGATTACTGCGCTCGCCCCCACGCGCTGGTGTCGTTCGCCGGCGATCTCAGCGGCTTCATTGATGAAGAGCTGGAAAAGCTCGGGCGCAAGCGCCATGTCGTATTGGCCGTGCCGCAGTTCAACGGGCTGAGCACTCTGCTCGCCGGCACCGACATCGTGGCTACGGTGCCGGACTACACGGCCGATGCGTTGACCGCCGCCGGCGGTGTGCGCGCGGAAGATCCGCCGTTGCCGGTGCGCAGCTTCGAACTGCACATGGCCTGGCGCGGGTCGCAGGATAACGATCCGGGTGAACGCTGGTTGCGCTCGCGGATTCAGATGTTCTTCGGGGATCCGGATAGCCTCTGA
- a CDS encoding GntR family transcriptional regulator: MTAAVNLTKLNAPDLGNTPSTSEIITRHLRDAIVAGHFAEDEPIRQDDIARQFNVSKIPVREALKRLEAEGLVMFQRNRGAMVTRVSDAELAQMFEVRMLLEDKILRLAIPNMTEETFARAERICQEFIGEDDVGRWAVLNWELHSCLYEPAQRPFLVSLIRSVNDKLERYLRMQMSLSAGKERADHEHREILAACRAGDVDLAVKLLDEHIAGVCTTLFEHLPHTH, translated from the coding sequence ATGACCGCCGCCGTGAACCTGACCAAACTCAACGCCCCCGACCTTGGTAACACGCCTTCGACGTCGGAGATCATCACCCGCCATCTGCGGGATGCGATTGTCGCCGGGCATTTTGCCGAGGATGAGCCGATCCGCCAGGACGACATCGCCCGCCAGTTCAATGTCAGCAAGATCCCGGTGCGCGAAGCCCTCAAGCGGTTGGAGGCCGAAGGGTTGGTGATGTTCCAGCGTAATCGCGGGGCGATGGTCACGCGGGTTTCCGATGCGGAACTGGCGCAGATGTTCGAAGTGCGGATGTTGCTGGAGGACAAGATTCTGCGCCTGGCCATTCCGAACATGACAGAAGAGACCTTCGCCCGTGCCGAGCGCATCTGCCAGGAGTTCATCGGCGAGGACGACGTGGGGCGCTGGGCCGTGCTCAACTGGGAGCTGCATTCCTGCCTGTACGAGCCGGCGCAGCGGCCGTTTCTGGTGAGTCTGATCCGTTCGGTCAATGACAAGCTTGAGCGTTATCTACGCATGCAGATGAGCTTGTCGGCGGGTAAGGAACGGGCCGATCATGAACACCGCGAGATCCTGGCAGCCTGCCGCGCCGGGGATGTGGACCTGGCGGTGAAGCTTCTGGACGAGCACATTGCCGGCGTCTGCACGACCCTGTTCGAGCACCTGCCGCACACCCACTGA
- a CDS encoding transporter substrate-binding domain-containing protein: MKNPAFAVALSAVLSTSFIATAQADKLDDIIGSGKLRCAVTLDFPPMGFRDASNSPAGFDVDYCRDLAKILGVEAEVVETPFPDRIPALVSGRADVIVASTSDTLERAKTVGLTVPYFAFQMVVLTRDDTGINGFDDLKGKAVGNTSGTYEAIALEKDVKNWGSGSFRAYQSQSDTLLAIAQGHIDATVVTNTVAAATLKSGKYKNLKVAGNAPYVIDYVSLGAKRSEFGLLNYLNLFVNQQVRTGRYKELFVKWVGTEIPPTNLTVPQVYY, from the coding sequence ATGAAAAACCCCGCATTTGCCGTAGCCCTCAGCGCTGTTCTCAGTACTTCCTTTATCGCCACAGCCCAGGCCGACAAGCTCGACGACATCATCGGTTCGGGCAAGCTGCGCTGCGCCGTGACCCTGGACTTCCCGCCCATGGGCTTTCGCGATGCCAGCAACTCGCCGGCCGGCTTCGATGTGGACTATTGCCGCGACCTGGCGAAGATCCTCGGCGTCGAGGCCGAAGTGGTGGAAACGCCGTTCCCGGATCGCATTCCGGCACTGGTCTCCGGGCGGGCTGACGTGATCGTCGCGTCCACCTCCGACACCCTCGAACGCGCCAAGACCGTTGGCCTCACCGTGCCCTACTTTGCCTTCCAGATGGTGGTGCTAACCCGCGACGACACCGGCATCAACGGCTTCGACGACCTCAAGGGCAAGGCAGTGGGCAACACCAGCGGCACCTATGAGGCCATCGCCCTGGAGAAAGACGTGAAGAACTGGGGCTCCGGCAGTTTCCGGGCCTACCAGTCGCAGAGCGATACCCTGCTGGCCATCGCCCAAGGCCACATCGATGCCACCGTGGTCACCAATACCGTGGCCGCCGCCACCCTCAAGTCGGGCAAATACAAAAACCTCAAAGTCGCCGGTAACGCCCCGTACGTCATCGACTACGTGTCCCTGGGTGCCAAGCGCAGCGAGTTCGGCCTGCTCAACTACCTCAACCTGTTCGTCAACCAACAGGTGCGTACCGGTCGCTACAAGGAGCTGTTCGTTAAATGGGTCGGCACCGAGATCCCGCCGACCAACCTGACCGTGCCTCAGGTCTACTACTGA
- a CDS encoding aconitase family protein has product MPGPMSLTGRSLVAGAAQGALLFADVGLSFWGGVDPCTGEVIDRHHPLSGQHLAGRVLAIPSGRGSCTGSSVLMELISNGHAPEALVLAEADEILTLGVLVAQTIFARSLPVLCIGREAFAALRGQAFARVENTTLSLFDHLPGDAWQALDSPLANTDSTASIRLTEHDRALLDGRHGKAAQMAMQIVLRMAELQGAEHLVDVTQAHIDGCIYTGPASLRFAEQLVQWGAKVRVPTTLNSISVDQRRWRELGIDPALGEPASALGDAYMAMGAQLSFTCAPYLLDTAPKAGEQIVWAESNAVVYANSVLAARTLKYPDYLDIAIALTGRAPLIGCHLDAQRKARLQIELPALDELDDAFYPLLGYHVGALAGSRVPLVLGLEQRKPSLDDLKAFGAAFATTSAAPLFHIAGVTPEAMDPAQVLDADTCIAVEKIRLKDLLSSWRELNSARDHRVDVVSLGNPHFSLSEFAHLARLCRGRHRHPQVVLAITCGRAVLEQAREAGHIAVIEAFGATLVTDTCWCMLGEPVIPLAAETLMTNSGKYAHYAPGLVGRKVHFASLAECVDAACTATASGRLPAWLQPAALLESPAHV; this is encoded by the coding sequence ATGCCTGGGCCAATGTCTCTGACCGGGCGCAGCCTGGTCGCGGGTGCCGCGCAGGGCGCCTTGCTGTTCGCCGATGTTGGCTTGAGCTTCTGGGGCGGCGTCGATCCCTGCACGGGTGAAGTCATCGACCGCCATCACCCGCTCAGCGGCCAACACCTGGCCGGCCGCGTGCTGGCGATTCCCAGTGGTCGCGGCTCGTGCACCGGCAGCAGCGTGTTGATGGAGCTGATCAGCAACGGCCATGCACCGGAGGCATTGGTGCTGGCCGAAGCCGACGAGATCCTGACCTTGGGCGTGTTGGTGGCGCAGACCATTTTTGCCCGTTCCCTGCCGGTGCTGTGCATCGGTCGGGAGGCCTTCGCCGCCTTGCGCGGCCAAGCCTTCGCCCGGGTCGAAAATACAACGCTGAGCCTGTTCGATCACCTGCCGGGCGACGCCTGGCAGGCGCTCGACAGCCCATTGGCAAACACTGACAGCACTGCCTCGATCAGGCTCACCGAGCACGATCGGGCGCTGCTCGATGGCCGGCATGGCAAGGCCGCGCAAATGGCCATGCAGATCGTCCTGCGTATGGCCGAACTGCAGGGTGCCGAGCACTTGGTGGATGTCACTCAAGCACACATCGACGGCTGCATTTACACCGGACCTGCGAGCCTGCGCTTTGCCGAGCAACTGGTGCAATGGGGCGCAAAAGTGCGAGTGCCCACCACCCTCAATTCAATTTCCGTCGACCAGCGCCGTTGGCGCGAACTGGGTATCGACCCGGCACTGGGTGAACCGGCCAGTGCCTTGGGCGATGCCTATATGGCGATGGGCGCACAGCTCAGTTTCACCTGCGCGCCCTACCTGCTCGACACTGCACCGAAGGCTGGCGAGCAAATCGTCTGGGCGGAATCCAACGCAGTGGTCTACGCCAACAGCGTGCTCGCTGCACGCACCCTGAAATACCCGGATTACCTGGACATCGCCATCGCCCTCACCGGTCGCGCCCCGCTGATCGGCTGCCACCTGGACGCGCAACGCAAGGCCCGGTTGCAGATCGAGTTGCCGGCCCTCGATGAACTGGACGATGCCTTCTACCCGCTGCTCGGTTACCACGTTGGTGCCCTGGCCGGCAGTCGCGTGCCACTGGTGCTGGGACTGGAACAACGCAAGCCGAGCCTGGACGACCTCAAAGCCTTTGGCGCGGCCTTCGCCACCACCTCTGCGGCGCCACTGTTCCACATCGCCGGGGTCACCCCGGAGGCCATGGACCCGGCGCAGGTGCTGGATGCGGACACTTGCATTGCCGTGGAAAAAATCCGCCTGAAGGACCTGCTGTCGAGTTGGCGCGAACTCAACAGTGCTCGCGATCACCGGGTGGATGTGGTGTCGCTGGGTAACCCGCACTTTTCCCTCAGCGAGTTCGCTCACCTGGCGCGACTGTGCCGGGGACGACACAGACACCCGCAGGTGGTGCTTGCCATCACCTGCGGGCGTGCCGTGTTGGAGCAGGCCCGCGAGGCCGGGCACATCGCCGTGATCGAAGCGTTTGGCGCGACCCTGGTCACCGATACCTGCTGGTGCATGCTCGGCGAACCCGTCATCCCCCTGGCGGCTGAAACCCTGATGACCAACTCGGGCAAATACGCCCACTACGCACCGGGCCTGGTCGGCCGCAAGGTGCACTTCGCCAGCCTTGCCGAATGCGTCGACGCGGCCTGCACCGCAACGGCCAGCGGACGTTTGCCGGCCTGGTTACAACCTGCTGCCCTACTGGAGAGCCCTGCGCATGTTTGA
- a CDS encoding amino acid ABC transporter permease: MFDYSFQWRSALRALPDMLAGAIVTFETAALSMIFGVLIALALTVMREAKHPLLRGFGNGWVSIARNTPSLFQIYILYFGLGSLNLHVSSWFALLAGITFNNAGYLAENFRGGLKAVPNTQVRAARSLGMSAFQAYRMIIVPQLLRIVFYPLTNQMVWAVLMTSLGVIVGLNNDLTGVTQEYNVKTFRTFEYFAIAAALYYLIAKAIVAAARLMAWRLFRY; encoded by the coding sequence ATGTTTGACTACAGCTTCCAATGGCGCTCCGCCCTGCGCGCCCTGCCGGACATGCTTGCCGGTGCCATCGTCACCTTCGAAACCGCCGCGCTGTCGATGATATTCGGCGTGCTGATCGCCCTGGCCCTGACGGTGATGCGCGAGGCCAAACACCCGTTGCTGCGCGGGTTCGGCAACGGTTGGGTATCGATTGCCCGCAACACCCCGTCGCTGTTCCAGATCTACATCCTCTACTTCGGCCTCGGCTCGCTGAACCTGCACGTCAGTTCGTGGTTCGCCCTGCTGGCCGGGATCACCTTCAACAATGCCGGGTACCTGGCGGAGAACTTTCGCGGCGGCCTCAAGGCCGTGCCGAACACGCAGGTGCGTGCGGCGCGTTCCCTCGGCATGAGTGCCTTCCAGGCCTACCGCATGATCATCGTCCCGCAACTGCTGCGGATCGTGTTCTACCCGCTGACCAACCAGATGGTCTGGGCGGTGTTGATGACGTCGCTGGGGGTGATCGTCGGGCTGAACAATGACCTGACCGGTGTGACCCAGGAATACAACGTCAAAACCTTCCGCACCTTCGAGTATTTCGCCATTGCAGCGGCGCTGTATTACTTGATTGCCAAGGCGATCGTCGCGGCAGCCCGGCTGATGGCCTGGCGGTTGTTCCGTTACTGA
- a CDS encoding amino acid ABC transporter permease, producing MFSTDFSSNDLMFLLNGAWVTMQLTFWSIILGSLAGLFFGLLRALLPRASLPLAWVLDVFRSVPLLIQFVLFNSLKSIVGLDISAFSVGCIVLGVYAAAYFTEIVRAGVLAVPFTVRRASRSLGLSFLQDLRWIVLPMATRVAFPGWLNLVLGVMKDTALVMWIGIVELLRASQTIVTRIQEPLLVLCIAGLIYYVMSLVVARLGARLERRWQEND from the coding sequence ATGTTTTCCACCGATTTTTCCTCGAATGACCTGATGTTCCTCCTCAACGGTGCGTGGGTCACGATGCAACTGACGTTCTGGTCGATCATCCTCGGCTCCCTGGCCGGGTTGTTCTTCGGCCTGCTGCGGGCCTTGTTGCCACGGGCGAGCCTGCCGTTGGCCTGGGTGCTGGACGTGTTTCGCAGCGTGCCGTTGCTGATCCAGTTCGTGCTGTTCAACTCACTCAAAAGCATCGTCGGCCTGGACATCAGCGCCTTCAGCGTCGGCTGCATTGTGTTGGGGGTTTACGCCGCGGCGTACTTCACCGAGATCGTGCGTGCTGGCGTGCTGGCGGTGCCGTTCACCGTGCGCCGGGCCAGCCGTTCGCTGGGGCTGAGCTTCTTGCAGGACTTGCGCTGGATCGTCCTGCCGATGGCCACCCGGGTAGCGTTCCCCGGCTGGCTGAACCTGGTGCTCGGTGTCATGAAAGACACCGCGCTGGTGATGTGGATCGGCATCGTCGAACTGCTGCGCGCCTCGCAAACCATCGTCACCCGCATCCAGGAACCGTTGCTGGTGCTGTGCATCGCGGGCCTTATCTACTACGTCATGAGCCTGGTGGTCGCACGCCTGGGCGCTCGTCTGGAAAGAAGGTGGCAAGAAAATGATTGA
- a CDS encoding amino acid ABC transporter ATP-binding protein: MIEIDNVHKSFGNLEVVKGVNLTVNKGEVVSIIGGSGSGKSTLLMCINGLEPIQKGNIRVDGVEVHHSATDLNRLRQKIGIVFQQWNAFPHLTVLENVMLAPRKVLGKSKAEAEELAVKQLTHVGLGDKLKTFPGKLSGGQQQRMAIARALAMSPDYMLFDEATSALDPQLVGEVLDTMRMLAEDGMTMVLVTHEIRFARDVSDRVAFFRNGLVHEIGTPDQVIGNPLHAETAAFLKSVK; this comes from the coding sequence ATGATTGAGATCGACAACGTACATAAATCCTTCGGCAACCTCGAAGTGGTCAAGGGCGTCAACTTGACGGTGAACAAGGGCGAAGTGGTGTCGATCATCGGCGGCTCCGGCTCCGGCAAATCGACCTTGCTGATGTGCATCAACGGCCTGGAACCGATCCAGAAAGGCAACATCCGCGTTGACGGCGTCGAGGTCCATCACAGCGCCACCGACCTCAATCGCCTGCGGCAGAAAATCGGCATCGTGTTCCAGCAATGGAATGCCTTCCCGCACCTGACGGTGCTGGAAAACGTCATGCTCGCGCCGCGCAAAGTGCTGGGCAAAAGCAAGGCTGAAGCCGAAGAGCTGGCCGTAAAGCAACTGACCCACGTCGGTCTGGGCGACAAGCTCAAGACCTTCCCCGGCAAGCTGTCCGGTGGACAGCAACAACGCATGGCCATCGCCCGCGCCCTGGCCATGTCACCGGACTACATGCTGTTTGACGAAGCCACCTCGGCCCTCGACCCGCAGTTGGTCGGTGAAGTGCTGGACACCATGCGCATGCTCGCCGAAGACGGCATGACCATGGTCTTGGTGACCCACGAAATCCGCTTTGCCCGGGACGTGTCCGACCGTGTGGCGTTTTTCCGCAATGGCCTGGTGCATGAGATCGGGACGCCTGACCAAGTCATTGGTAATCCGCTGCATGCGGAGACGGCGGCGTTTCTGAAATCTGTGAAATAA
- a CDS encoding trans-3-hydroxy-L-proline dehydratase, whose translation MRSSKVIHVVSCHAEGEVGDVIVGGVAPPPGATVWEQSRWIARDETLRNFVLNEPRGGVFRHVNLLVPAKDPRAQMAWIIMEPADTPPMSGSNSLCVATVLLDSGILPMTEPQTRLVLEAPGGLIEAVADCRDGKVQRVEVKNVPSFADRLDAWIEVEGIGSLQVDTAYGGDSFVIADAKGLGFSIRPDEAADLVAVGLKITRAANEQLGFVHPLNPEWSHISFCQIAAPIVHENGIATGANAVVIQPGKIDRSPTGTGCSARMAVLQAKGLMQVGERFVGRSIIGSEFHCRIDSLTEVAGRAAIYPCISGRAWITGTHQLLLDPSDPWPQGYRLSDTWPGA comes from the coding sequence ATGCGTTCTTCAAAAGTCATTCATGTAGTCAGCTGCCACGCCGAAGGCGAAGTCGGCGATGTGATCGTCGGCGGCGTCGCCCCGCCGCCCGGCGCCACCGTGTGGGAGCAGTCGCGCTGGATCGCCCGGGACGAAACCCTGCGCAACTTCGTCCTCAACGAACCCCGCGGCGGCGTGTTCCGCCACGTCAACCTGCTGGTTCCGGCCAAGGACCCACGTGCGCAGATGGCCTGGATCATCATGGAACCGGCTGACACCCCGCCGATGTCCGGCTCCAACTCGTTGTGCGTCGCCACGGTATTGCTCGACAGCGGCATCCTGCCCATGACCGAGCCGCAAACCCGCCTGGTGCTGGAAGCGCCCGGTGGCCTGATCGAAGCCGTGGCCGACTGCCGGGATGGCAAGGTGCAACGGGTGGAAGTGAAAAACGTGCCGTCCTTCGCTGATCGACTGGATGCGTGGATTGAAGTCGAAGGCATCGGCTCGCTGCAGGTTGACACCGCCTATGGTGGCGACAGTTTCGTGATTGCCGATGCCAAAGGCCTGGGTTTCTCCATCCGCCCGGATGAAGCGGCCGATCTGGTCGCGGTCGGGCTGAAAATCACTCGAGCGGCCAACGAACAACTGGGCTTCGTGCATCCGCTGAATCCCGAGTGGTCGCACATTTCCTTCTGCCAGATCGCCGCGCCCATCGTCCATGAGAACGGCATCGCCACCGGCGCCAATGCGGTGGTGATTCAACCGGGCAAGATCGACCGATCCCCCACCGGCACGGGTTGCTCGGCGCGCATGGCGGTGTTGCAGGCCAAAGGCTTGATGCAGGTTGGCGAGCGCTTTGTCGGCCGTTCGATTATCGGCTCCGAGTTCCACTGCCGCATTGATTCGCTGACCGAAGTCGCCGGCCGCGCCGCGATTTACCCGTGCATTTCCGGCCGGGCGTGGATCACCGGCACCCATCAATTGCTGCTCGACCCAAGCGATCCGTGGCCACAAGGCTATCGCCTGTCCGACACTTGGCCCGGTGCCTGA
- a CDS encoding dihydrodipicolinate synthase family protein gives MSKRINWSGVFPAVTTQFNDDFSINLEKTHQVISNVIRDGVSGLVVCGSVGENTSLSAEEKIAVTEVAVDAARGRVPVICGVAEFTSLQAAKVANAVRRVGVDGVMLMPALVYGSKPFETAEHYRYVAKNADVPLMVYNNPPIYKNDVTPDILISLADCDNVVCFKDSSGDTRRFIDVRNEVGDRFVLFAGLDDVVLESIAVGAEGWVSGMSNVFPKEGETIFRLAKAGRFAEAMPIYEWLMPILHLDARADLVQCIKLCEAIAGRGSALTRPPRLALPEADRVFVEQIMAKALANRPELPDVGL, from the coding sequence ATGAGCAAGCGCATTAACTGGAGTGGCGTCTTCCCAGCGGTGACCACTCAATTCAACGATGACTTTTCCATCAACCTGGAAAAAACCCATCAGGTGATTTCCAACGTGATCCGCGACGGCGTGTCAGGCCTGGTGGTCTGCGGCTCGGTGGGTGAAAACACCTCGCTGAGCGCCGAAGAGAAAATCGCCGTGACCGAGGTCGCTGTCGATGCCGCCCGTGGTCGCGTACCGGTGATTTGCGGCGTGGCCGAGTTTACCAGCCTGCAAGCGGCCAAGGTCGCCAATGCCGTACGCCGGGTCGGCGTCGATGGCGTGATGCTGATGCCGGCGCTGGTCTACGGTTCCAAGCCGTTCGAGACCGCCGAGCATTACCGCTACGTGGCGAAAAACGCCGACGTGCCGCTGATGGTCTACAACAACCCGCCTATCTATAAAAACGACGTCACCCCGGACATCCTGATTTCCCTGGCCGACTGCGACAACGTGGTGTGCTTCAAGGATTCCTCCGGCGACACCCGTCGCTTCATTGACGTGCGCAACGAAGTCGGTGACCGTTTCGTGTTGTTCGCCGGCCTCGACGACGTGGTGCTGGAAAGCATCGCCGTGGGTGCCGAAGGCTGGGTCTCGGGCATGTCGAACGTATTCCCGAAAGAAGGCGAAACCATCTTCCGCCTGGCCAAGGCCGGTCGTTTCGCCGAAGCCATGCCGATCTACGAATGGCTGATGCCGATCCTGCACCTCGATGCCCGTGCCGACCTGGTGCAGTGCATCAAGCTGTGTGAAGCCATTGCCGGTCGCGGCAGCGCCTTGACCCGTCCGCCACGCCTGGCCCTGCCGGAAGCCGACCGCGTATTCGTCGAGCAGATCATGGCCAAGGCGTTGGCCAACCGCCCGGAACTGCCGGACGTCGGTCTCTGA
- the abaF gene encoding fosfomycin efflux MFS transporter AbaF: MSNPQHTQSATTPSGLKRVVAAAMAGTVAEWYEFFLYGTASALVFGQLFFRQTDSPIDGIIAAFALYAVGFLARPLGGLVFGHYGDKFGRKRLLQLSLVVVGITTFLMGCLPGFDQIGYAAPVLLVLLRLIQGFAFGGEWGGAILLVSEHCPDNRRGFWASWPQAGVPAGNLVATVALLLLSSNLSEQQFLAWGWRVAFWFSAVVVLIGYWIRTSVDDAPIFKEAQARQAQTKQQQLGVVEVLRHHWRSVLVGIGARFAENILYYTVVTFSITYLKLVVHKDTSQILLLMFGAHLVHFFLIPLMGYLSDIIGRKPVYLTGAVLTAFWGFIGFPMMDTGNNWLIMAAITLGLAIESMTYAPYSALMAELFPTHVRYTALSLCYQVAPIFAGSLAPLIAITLLNKYHSSTPIAWYLVGAALISVVAVGLTRETRGKSLRQVDAESQARIAALDPAPTSPRRADSVA, from the coding sequence ATGTCGAATCCTCAACACACGCAAAGCGCAACCACACCCTCGGGACTCAAACGCGTAGTGGCCGCCGCCATGGCTGGCACCGTCGCTGAATGGTATGAGTTCTTTCTCTACGGCACCGCCTCGGCATTGGTTTTCGGCCAGCTGTTCTTCCGCCAGACCGACAGCCCCATCGACGGCATCATCGCCGCCTTCGCCTTGTACGCGGTCGGCTTTCTCGCCCGGCCGTTGGGCGGTTTGGTATTCGGTCACTACGGTGACAAATTCGGCCGCAAGCGCCTGCTGCAACTGAGCCTGGTAGTGGTCGGCATCACCACCTTCCTGATGGGTTGCCTGCCTGGCTTCGACCAGATCGGTTATGCAGCGCCGGTGCTACTGGTGCTGTTGCGGTTGATCCAGGGCTTCGCTTTCGGTGGCGAATGGGGCGGCGCGATTCTACTGGTGTCCGAACACTGCCCGGACAATCGTCGGGGCTTCTGGGCCAGTTGGCCGCAAGCCGGGGTGCCGGCCGGCAACCTGGTGGCCACGGTCGCCCTGCTGCTGTTGTCGTCGAACCTGTCAGAGCAGCAGTTCCTTGCCTGGGGCTGGCGCGTGGCGTTCTGGTTCTCGGCGGTAGTCGTGTTGATCGGTTACTGGATTCGCACCAGCGTAGACGACGCGCCGATCTTCAAGGAAGCCCAGGCCCGTCAGGCACAGACCAAACAGCAACAGCTCGGTGTGGTGGAGGTGCTGCGTCATCACTGGCGTTCGGTGCTGGTGGGAATCGGCGCACGCTTTGCCGAGAACATCCTCTACTACACCGTGGTGACGTTCTCGATTACTTATCTGAAACTGGTGGTGCACAAGGACACGTCGCAAATTCTGCTGCTGATGTTCGGCGCGCACCTGGTGCACTTTTTCCTGATCCCGTTGATGGGCTATCTGTCGGACATCATCGGGCGCAAGCCGGTGTACCTGACCGGCGCGGTGCTGACAGCGTTCTGGGGGTTCATCGGTTTCCCGATGATGGACACCGGCAACAACTGGCTGATCATGGCCGCCATCACCCTGGGCCTGGCCATCGAGTCGATGACTTATGCGCCCTACTCGGCGCTGATGGCTGAACTGTTCCCGACCCACGTACGCTACACCGCTCTGTCCCTGTGCTACCAGGTGGCGCCGATCTTCGCCGGTTCCCTGGCACCGCTGATCGCCATCACCTTGCTCAACAAGTACCACAGCTCGACTCCGATCGCCTGGTATCTGGTAGGCGCCGCGCTGATATCCGTGGTGGCTGTCGGCCTGACCCGCGAGACCCGTGGCAAGTCGTTGCGCCAGGTGGATGCCGAGTCGCAGGCGCGGATTGCTGCACTGGACCCAGCCCCGACCAGCCCACGCCGGGCCGATTCTGTGGCCTGA